The following proteins are encoded in a genomic region of Nonomuraea muscovyensis:
- a CDS encoding RNA polymerase sigma factor gives MELLADCYRTHAALVRSYLRRLVPPADIDDMTQVVFLEVWQSRHRYDPARSLEAWLLGIARNRAVDHLRARRPATVPLEAVGEPAGDDGRTVSDGLARRDLVRRALSELPETQRQAIELAYYGQLTQREISERLRVPLGTVKARTARGLHRLSALMEAA, from the coding sequence ATGGAACTGCTCGCCGATTGCTATCGCACCCACGCAGCGCTGGTCCGCTCGTATCTGAGGCGCCTCGTCCCGCCCGCGGACATCGACGACATGACCCAGGTGGTCTTCCTGGAGGTCTGGCAGTCCCGGCACCGCTACGACCCGGCGCGGAGCCTGGAGGCCTGGCTGCTGGGCATCGCGCGCAACCGCGCCGTCGACCACCTGCGCGCCCGCCGCCCCGCCACGGTCCCGCTGGAGGCCGTCGGCGAGCCCGCCGGGGACGACGGCCGGACCGTCAGCGACGGCCTGGCCCGGCGCGACCTGGTCCGCCGGGCGCTGTCCGAGCTGCCCGAAACCCAGCGCCAGGCCATCGAACTGGCCTACTACGGCCAGCTCACCCAGCGGGAGATCTCCGAACGGCTGCGCGTGCCGCTGGGCACGGTCAAGGCCAGGACCGCCCGTGGCCTGCACCGCCTGTCCGCCCTGATGGAGGCGGCATGA
- a CDS encoding helix-turn-helix transcriptional regulator → MRASRLVSILLLLQTRGRMTARELADRLEVSVRTIYRDVESLHSAGIPLYGDAGPNGGYQLLAGYRTRLTGLTGDEAESLFLAGLPGPAAELGLGAVVTAAQLKLMAALPVELRDRAGRIQERFHLDAPTWYRDQEPATHLPAVADAVWNERVIQVRYRRWKAPQEVDRRLEPYGLVVKAGRWYLVARSGDRVRTYRVSQILALHPLPEHFARPGGFDLAAYWQAYLADFEERLRRGEAVVRLSPRGLELLGNLMTPGVVAAARASAEPPDAEGWTRVTVPIESVGHATGEFLRLGDEAEVVAPDELRRAVAATAAALARRYHRDAIRPAGA, encoded by the coding sequence ATGCGCGCTTCCCGGCTCGTCTCGATCCTCCTGCTGCTGCAGACGCGCGGGCGCATGACCGCTCGGGAGCTCGCCGACCGGCTGGAGGTCTCGGTACGGACGATCTACCGCGACGTCGAGTCGCTCCACTCCGCCGGCATCCCCCTGTACGGCGACGCCGGCCCGAACGGCGGCTACCAGTTGCTGGCCGGCTACCGCACCAGGTTGACCGGGCTGACGGGCGACGAGGCGGAGTCGCTGTTCCTCGCCGGGCTGCCGGGACCGGCGGCCGAGCTGGGCCTGGGCGCGGTGGTGACCGCCGCCCAGCTCAAGCTGATGGCCGCGCTGCCCGTGGAGCTGCGCGACCGGGCCGGCCGCATCCAGGAGCGCTTCCACCTGGACGCCCCGACCTGGTACCGCGACCAGGAGCCGGCCACGCACCTGCCCGCCGTGGCCGACGCCGTGTGGAACGAGCGGGTGATCCAGGTCCGATACCGCCGCTGGAAGGCGCCGCAGGAGGTGGACCGGAGGCTGGAGCCGTACGGGCTGGTCGTCAAGGCCGGGCGCTGGTACCTGGTGGCACGGTCCGGTGACCGGGTGCGCACCTACCGGGTCTCCCAGATCCTCGCCCTGCACCCGCTGCCGGAGCACTTCGCCCGGCCCGGCGGGTTCGACCTGGCGGCGTACTGGCAGGCGTACCTGGCCGACTTCGAGGAGCGGCTGCGCCGGGGCGAGGCCGTGGTCCGGCTGTCGCCGCGGGGGCTGGAGCTGCTCGGCAACCTCATGACGCCCGGTGTGGTGGCCGCGGCCCGGGCCAGCGCCGAGCCGCCGGACGCGGAGGGCTGGACCCGGGTGACCGTCCCCATCGAGTCGGTCGGCCACGCCACGGGCGAGTTCCTGCGACTGGGCGACGAGGCCGAGGTGGTCGCGCCGGACGAGCTGCGGCGCGCGGTCGCGGCGACGGCCGCCGCGCTGGCCCGGCGCTACCACCGTGACGCTATCCGGCCTGCCGGCGCATGA
- a CDS encoding GNAT family N-acetyltransferase — translation MDPHARLQEDLTVRGFASGDEASLVEGWNRSMPADPTTRAWLRDCVLLDPNFDPEGLRVAVRDGRVAGCAYAVRRLVPIAPRAGLEPETGWIPFFFVVPEHRGSGLGRRLLDEALAFLAAQGRTRVDFASYTPHYVLPGVDPQLYPDGLRLLRRAGFEVLYSPVAMDRTLVGYMAPDDVHELRARRESEGYAFRAPLDGELPELIRFAASAFSPDWGEAIRRHPDPDRLLIATKDRIVGFSAYGAYRGIPERFGPFGVEQAERGTGLGKILLHLTMAMMRAEGLHSSWFLWTGETSSAGHLYARAGYGITRRFHVMRRQAG, via the coding sequence ATGGACCCGCACGCACGCCTCCAGGAGGACCTCACCGTCCGCGGGTTCGCCTCGGGTGACGAGGCGTCCCTGGTCGAAGGCTGGAACCGCAGCATGCCGGCCGACCCCACCACCCGCGCCTGGCTGCGCGACTGCGTGCTGCTCGACCCGAACTTCGACCCCGAGGGCCTGCGGGTGGCCGTCCGGGACGGGCGGGTGGCCGGGTGCGCGTACGCGGTCCGCCGGCTGGTCCCGATCGCGCCCCGCGCGGGGCTGGAGCCCGAGACCGGCTGGATCCCGTTCTTCTTCGTCGTGCCGGAGCACCGGGGGAGCGGGCTGGGCCGGCGGCTGCTCGACGAGGCGCTGGCGTTCCTGGCGGCGCAGGGCAGGACGAGGGTGGACTTCGCCTCCTACACGCCCCACTACGTGCTGCCGGGCGTCGATCCCCAGCTCTATCCGGACGGGCTCCGGCTGCTGCGCCGGGCGGGGTTCGAGGTGCTCTACTCGCCCGTCGCGATGGATCGCACGCTCGTCGGCTACATGGCGCCGGACGACGTGCACGAGCTGCGGGCCAGGCGGGAGAGCGAGGGGTACGCCTTCCGCGCCCCGCTGGACGGCGAACTGCCGGAGCTGATCAGGTTCGCGGCGAGCGCGTTCAGCCCGGACTGGGGCGAGGCGATCAGGCGGCACCCTGACCCGGACCGGCTGCTCATCGCGACAAAGGACCGCATCGTCGGGTTCTCCGCCTACGGGGCCTATCGCGGGATTCCTGAGCGGTTCGGGCCGTTCGGGGTCGAGCAGGCCGAACGCGGCACCGGGCTCGGCAAGATCCTGCTCCACCTGACCATGGCGATGATGCGTGCCGAGGGGCTGCACTCGTCGTGGTTCCTGTGGACGGGGGAGACCAGCTCCGCCGGTCACCTGTACGCGCGCGCGGGCTACGGCATCACCCGGCGCTTCCACGTCATGCGCCGGCAGGCCGGATAG
- a CDS encoding ATP-binding protein, which produces MGASEPHGRKREADAIAELPAGPRAGTSSSLVLRGEPGIGKTALLDHAAAAAGDMRLVRGPGAEIPDTTCQ; this is translated from the coding sequence ATGGGTGCGAGCGAGCCGCACGGGAGAAAGCGCGAGGCGGACGCGATCGCTGAACTGCCGGCGGGACCGCGGGCGGGCACCAGCTCGTCGCTGGTGCTGCGTGGCGAGCCCGGCATCGGCAAGACGGCGTTGCTCGACCACGCCGCCGCGGCGGCCGGGGACATGCGGCTGGTCCGCGGTCCGGGGGCCGAAATCCCTGACACAACATGTCAGTGA
- a CDS encoding NIPSNAP family protein: MILEIRTYRLKSGTGDEFVRVMREESVPLLEESGIWVVDCGASLVAEGGHEEAYLIRAFASLEAHHEQEERFYGSDAWRLGPREAIVSRIDSYHTIVLETSEQTVQALQRR, encoded by the coding sequence GTGATTCTTGAGATCCGCACGTATCGGTTGAAGTCAGGCACCGGCGACGAGTTCGTTCGCGTCATGCGGGAAGAGTCCGTGCCGCTACTGGAGGAGTCCGGTATCTGGGTGGTGGACTGCGGAGCGTCTTTGGTAGCAGAGGGCGGGCATGAGGAGGCCTATCTGATCCGCGCGTTCGCGTCCCTTGAGGCGCACCACGAGCAGGAGGAAAGGTTCTACGGCAGTGACGCCTGGCGGCTCGGTCCCCGCGAGGCGATCGTCTCCCGGATCGACAGCTATCACACGATTGTCCTCGAGACTTCAGAACAGACCGTGCAGGCACTCCAACGGCGATGA
- a CDS encoding MerR family transcriptional regulator, with product MTTGDEPGYGIGAVSRRLGVPAPTLRTWNLRYGIGPSRRSPGGHRRYDRVDLARLEEMNRLIHAGVPPADAARQALRLRAPNVPPEGAPTDDRPAGLGRPGPHVPSAAMLARAAHALDGRTVADGLAGALARLGVVGTWERLVRPTFATICRRQDETGAGIDVEHLFSDRLLAALLPLAARPDHPVNHRPVLLACAEDEQHSLPVHALAAALAGERDVETHVLGARTPYPALADAMRRLGPAVVFVWSHRTATGDPAPLAALPALRPPARIVAGGPGWGPGLPRKVVRADSLPGAVALIAAALD from the coding sequence GTGACCACCGGAGACGAGCCGGGATACGGCATCGGCGCCGTGTCCCGGCGGCTCGGCGTGCCCGCACCCACGCTGCGCACCTGGAACCTCCGCTACGGCATCGGCCCGAGCCGCCGCAGCCCCGGCGGGCACCGCCGCTACGACCGGGTCGATCTGGCCCGCCTGGAGGAGATGAACCGGCTCATCCACGCGGGCGTCCCGCCCGCCGACGCGGCCCGTCAGGCGCTGCGGCTGCGCGCCCCGAACGTCCCGCCAGAGGGCGCCCCCACCGACGACCGGCCGGCCGGGCTGGGCCGGCCGGGGCCCCACGTCCCGTCCGCGGCCATGCTGGCCCGCGCCGCGCACGCCCTCGACGGCCGCACGGTCGCCGACGGCCTCGCCGGCGCCCTGGCCCGGCTCGGCGTCGTGGGCACCTGGGAACGCCTGGTCCGCCCGACCTTCGCGACGATCTGCCGCAGGCAGGACGAGACCGGTGCCGGCATCGACGTCGAGCACCTGTTCTCCGACCGCCTCCTGGCGGCCCTGCTCCCCCTGGCGGCCCGCCCGGACCACCCGGTGAACCACCGCCCCGTCCTGCTGGCCTGCGCCGAGGACGAGCAGCACAGCCTGCCGGTCCACGCGCTCGCCGCGGCGCTGGCCGGCGAACGCGACGTGGAGACCCACGTGCTGGGCGCCCGCACCCCGTACCCGGCGCTGGCGGACGCGATGCGCCGCCTCGGCCCGGCGGTCGTCTTCGTCTGGTCACATCGGACGGCCACCGGCGACCCCGCTCCGCTCGCCGCGCTGCCCGCGCTGCGGCCGCCCGCCCGGATCGTCGCCGGCGGCCCCGGCTGGGGGCCCGGCCTGCCGCGCAAGGTCGTCAGGGCAGACTCCCTGCCCGGCGCCGTCGCCCTGATCGCCGCGGCACTCGACTGA
- a CDS encoding VOC family protein: protein MSSALLAVSVDCGSPGRLADFWAQALGYQARRELPSGTHLIARDEQTMPWLAFIHVPDAKHAKNRLHLDLQPDDQQAEVERLIALGATRIDVGQPADAPWVVLADPEGNEFCVLPPRRP from the coding sequence ATGTCCAGCGCGTTGCTCGCCGTTTCTGTCGACTGCGGCTCCCCGGGTCGGCTGGCCGACTTCTGGGCGCAAGCCCTCGGCTACCAGGCCCGGCGTGAGCTGCCGAGCGGCACCCATCTCATCGCCAGGGACGAGCAGACGATGCCCTGGCTGGCCTTCATCCATGTCCCCGACGCCAAGCACGCCAAGAACCGCCTGCACCTCGACCTCCAACCCGACGACCAGCAGGCCGAGGTCGAACGCCTCATCGCCCTCGGTGCCACCCGCATCGACGTCGGTCAACCCGCCGACGCCCCGTGGGTCGTCCTCGCCGACCCGGAAGGCAACGAATTCTGCGTGCTCCCACCCCGGCGCCCCTAG
- a CDS encoding YbgA family protein translates to MTRPRVAVSSCLIGEPVRFNGGHSRDRFLSGPLDPYVDWVPICPEMEAGLGTPRETLRLERSASRPRLMTRTTRADLTERMTALAAARAASLDVDGYVFKSRSPTCGVHGIPLYPGADGPPVDRRNRGVFAAGVIDAHPLLPVEDEGRLNDAVLREAFVERVFAHAQLRDLLSGDWRPRDLIGFHARHKMQLLAHDPAGYRAAGALVGRAGVLPRAEVAARYAEAFRTALSRKAGAGRNVNALHHLVGMVALDPSRRDHLLGVIEAYRAGLVPLSVPATLLRHDAEGEGPAAAYVRDQTFLAPYPEELRLRHHVPA, encoded by the coding sequence ATGACCAGACCCAGGGTGGCGGTGTCGAGCTGCCTGATCGGCGAGCCCGTCCGCTTCAACGGCGGTCACAGCCGTGACCGGTTCCTGTCCGGCCCGCTCGACCCGTACGTCGACTGGGTGCCGATCTGCCCGGAGATGGAGGCGGGACTGGGCACGCCGCGCGAGACGCTGCGACTGGAGCGTTCCGCCTCGCGCCCGCGCCTGATGACCCGCACGACCCGCGCCGACCTCACCGAACGGATGACCGCCCTGGCCGCGGCCCGCGCCGCCTCGCTCGACGTGGACGGTTACGTCTTCAAGTCGCGCAGCCCCACCTGCGGCGTCCACGGCATCCCCCTCTACCCGGGCGCGGACGGGCCGCCGGTGGACCGGCGCAACCGGGGCGTGTTCGCCGCGGGGGTCATCGACGCGCACCCGCTGCTGCCCGTGGAGGACGAGGGCCGGCTGAACGACGCCGTGCTGCGGGAGGCGTTCGTGGAGCGGGTCTTCGCCCATGCCCAGCTGCGCGATCTGCTGTCCGGCGACTGGCGGCCGCGCGACCTGATCGGCTTCCACGCCCGGCACAAGATGCAGCTCCTCGCCCACGACCCGGCCGGCTACCGCGCCGCGGGCGCCCTGGTGGGGCGGGCGGGGGTGCTGCCGCGTGCCGAAGTGGCCGCCCGATACGCCGAGGCGTTCCGTACGGCCCTGTCGAGGAAGGCAGGAGCCGGCCGGAACGTCAACGCGCTGCACCACCTCGTGGGCATGGTCGCGCTCGACCCGTCCCGCCGAGACCACCTGCTGGGAGTCATCGAGGCCTACCGGGCCGGGCTGGTGCCGCTGAGCGTGCCGGCGACCCTGCTGCGCCACGACGCCGAGGGCGAGGGACCGGCCGCCGCCTACGTCCGCGACCAGACCTTCCTCGCCCCGTACCCGGAGGAGCTGCGGCTGCGGCACCACGTCCCCGCCTGA
- a CDS encoding DUF2306 domain-containing protein yields MTDMSVRRGRAGWLVAALVGLGVVPVLAGGLRLAELTGGAAATPDSARFFAAPVPIVLHIIGVSVYTVLGAFQFVPRLRRGSPGWHRVAGRLLVPCGLVAALTGLWMTFFSALPDHDGPLLAAFRLVFGTAMAASVVLGLVAVRRRDLGRHRAWMIRGYAIGLGAGTQALTQLPWYLIVGTPGELARALLPGAGWVINMAVAEWVIRRRPARFSS; encoded by the coding sequence ATGACGGACATGAGCGTGCGCCGGGGAAGAGCGGGATGGCTGGTGGCCGCGCTCGTCGGGCTCGGCGTCGTGCCGGTGCTCGCCGGCGGCCTACGCCTGGCCGAGCTGACCGGCGGCGCGGCGGCCACGCCGGACAGCGCGCGGTTCTTCGCCGCCCCCGTCCCCATCGTGCTGCACATCATCGGCGTGAGCGTGTACACCGTTCTGGGCGCCTTCCAGTTCGTCCCCCGGCTGCGCCGTGGAAGCCCCGGCTGGCACCGCGTCGCCGGGCGGCTGCTGGTCCCGTGCGGGCTCGTCGCGGCGCTCACCGGGCTGTGGATGACGTTCTTCTCCGCCCTCCCGGATCATGACGGCCCGCTTCTCGCCGCCTTCAGGCTGGTGTTCGGCACGGCCATGGCGGCGTCCGTCGTGCTCGGCCTCGTCGCGGTCCGGCGGCGGGACCTCGGGCGGCACCGCGCCTGGATGATCCGCGGTTACGCGATCGGCCTGGGCGCGGGTACGCAGGCGCTGACCCAGCTGCCCTGGTACCTGATCGTCGGCACCCCCGGCGAGCTCGCCAGGGCGCTGCTCCCGGGCGCCGGCTGGGTGATCAACATGGCCGTGGCCGAATGGGTCATCAGGAGACGGCCGGCCCGGTTCAGCTCCTGA
- a CDS encoding SDR family oxidoreductase has protein sequence MSDLTGRTALVTGASRGIGQAIAARLAAKGAMVIVHFGTDEDGAMATVDEIERGGGTALAVGAELGVDDDVETLFAGVEAGLAGRPLDILVNNAAAAPAGPLGVTTRTEFDHLFAVNVRAPYFIIQRALPLLRDGGRIVTISSVATRMANPAQTSFAMTKGAVETMSMTLANELGGRGITVNAVAPGATRTATNGSAFETPGLAELIAGSTALDRLGGPDDVADVVAFLASDAARWITGQVIDASGGLFLGPRA, from the coding sequence ATGAGTGATCTGACCGGCAGAACGGCTCTCGTGACCGGCGCGTCGCGGGGCATCGGACAGGCGATCGCGGCCCGGCTGGCGGCCAAGGGGGCGATGGTCATCGTGCATTTCGGCACGGACGAGGACGGCGCGATGGCCACGGTCGACGAGATCGAACGTGGCGGTGGAACCGCGCTCGCCGTCGGGGCAGAGCTGGGCGTGGACGACGACGTCGAGACGCTCTTCGCGGGAGTCGAGGCCGGCCTGGCCGGGCGGCCCCTCGACATCCTGGTCAACAACGCGGCGGCCGCGCCCGCCGGCCCGCTCGGAGTCACGACGCGGACGGAGTTCGACCACCTCTTCGCGGTGAACGTGCGAGCGCCGTACTTCATCATCCAGCGGGCATTGCCACTGCTCCGCGACGGTGGCCGCATCGTCACGATCTCGTCCGTGGCGACCCGGATGGCCAACCCCGCCCAGACGTCCTTCGCCATGACCAAGGGCGCGGTCGAGACGATGAGCATGACCTTGGCCAACGAGCTCGGAGGCCGGGGAATCACGGTGAACGCGGTCGCTCCCGGCGCCACCCGGACGGCGACCAACGGATCGGCCTTCGAAACGCCGGGCCTGGCCGAGCTCATCGCCGGATCGACGGCGCTCGATCGCCTGGGCGGGCCCGACGACGTCGCCGACGTGGTCGCGTTCCTCGCCTCCGACGCCGCGCGCTGGATCACCGGTCAGGTCATCGACGCCAGTGGTGGCCTGTTCCTGGGGCCGCGCGCTTGA